One genomic segment of uncultured Desulfobacter sp. includes these proteins:
- a CDS encoding LysM peptidoglycan-binding domain-containing protein, translating to MPVHERIFSPLVFLIVFFIFACFSPLGAREKAKKFETHQDTGFYYTIKKGDTLWDLSQKFYDSQWDWPGLWELNKNIKNPHWIYPGNTIRVYLKPELKKQTSGKSPRMAVEARFNYPAIHRTGFIKKGPVPALGTVLREKESNIIMTTDDIVYIRPTDQTPLIPGHRYQIYSTSQVNQKISSNRYKGIKHLIKADLEIIEVNTQYAVGKIKKSYRDVVSGDMVMDFYPRQPILEVDEHPDPIDAVLLCSEDDNVLINDYRIAFINKGSGDNIQSGNIYTIKRGKETESVYDVKTGLDIAPVLIGKLIVLHTEPASATVMLLSSNQDINPGDIVQ from the coding sequence ATGCCTGTTCACGAAAGAATATTTTCACCCCTGGTGTTCCTAATTGTTTTTTTCATCTTTGCCTGTTTTTCCCCGCTTGGTGCCCGGGAAAAAGCAAAAAAGTTTGAAACACATCAGGATACAGGCTTTTACTACACCATTAAGAAAGGCGATACCCTCTGGGATCTATCCCAAAAATTTTATGATTCCCAATGGGACTGGCCAGGTCTTTGGGAACTCAACAAGAATATTAAAAATCCCCACTGGATCTATCCGGGCAACACCATCAGGGTATATCTGAAACCTGAATTAAAAAAACAAACGTCTGGAAAATCACCCCGGATGGCCGTTGAAGCCCGGTTTAATTATCCTGCCATTCACAGAACCGGATTTATAAAAAAAGGACCGGTGCCGGCTCTTGGTACAGTCTTGCGGGAAAAAGAAAGTAATATCATCATGACCACAGATGATATTGTTTACATCAGGCCCACGGACCAAACCCCTCTTATTCCCGGGCACAGGTACCAGATTTATTCCACCTCCCAGGTGAATCAAAAAATAAGTTCAAACCGTTACAAAGGCATTAAACACTTGATAAAGGCCGACCTTGAAATCATTGAAGTCAATACCCAATATGCTGTCGGTAAGATTAAAAAATCCTACAGGGATGTGGTTTCAGGAGATATGGTCATGGATTTTTATCCAAGACAGCCCATACTTGAGGTGGATGAACACCCTGATCCCATAGATGCGGTTTTGCTCTGTTCCGAAGATGACAATGTTCTGATTAACGATTACCGCATCGCTTTTATAAACAAAGGCTCCGGAGATAATATCCAGTCGGGCAATATTTACACCATCAAGCGCGGCAAAGAAACCGAATCAGTTTACGATGTCAAAACAGGGCTGGATATCGCACCGGTGTTAATCGGCAAACTCATTGTTCTTCATACGGAACCGGCAAGTGCCACGGTCATGCTGCTCTCGTCAAACCAGGATATAAACCCCGGCGATATCGTGCAATAG
- a CDS encoding HD domain-containing protein, with product MTRIADLLFEVRMLKDLDRTGYTFLGAGQESIAEHSFTTAFLCFVMARLEPDVDAEKLISMALVHDTAEARTGDLNYVHKHYNTVDEPRAVSDLTQGLDWAKDIPELIDEFNRGETMEALLVNDADQLSLILELKKLKDLGATSPDSWLPFVADRLKTDTGKQLAREILGTRWDEWWTRGYSE from the coding sequence ATGACACGGATTGCTGATCTTTTGTTTGAAGTACGGATGCTCAAAGACCTGGATCGGACCGGGTACACTTTCCTAGGCGCCGGACAGGAAAGTATTGCTGAACATAGTTTCACCACAGCTTTCTTGTGCTTTGTCATGGCCCGCCTTGAACCGGATGTAGATGCTGAAAAGCTTATTTCCATGGCCCTGGTGCATGATACGGCCGAAGCCCGGACAGGGGATTTGAATTATGTGCACAAACACTACAACACTGTGGATGAGCCCCGTGCGGTGTCAGATCTGACCCAGGGCCTTGACTGGGCAAAAGATATTCCCGAACTTATTGATGAATTCAACCGGGGAGAAACCATGGAAGCCCTGCTGGTTAATGATGCGGATCAGCTTTCCTTGATTCTTGAACTTAAAAAATTAAAAGATCTTGGCGCGACCTCACCTGACTCCTGGCTGCCCTTTGTGGCCGACCGTCTTAAGACAGATACGGGTAAACAGCTTGCCCGGGAGATCCTTGGCACACGCTGGGATGAATGGTGGACCCGTGGATATTCGGAATAG
- a CDS encoding HD domain-containing phosphohydrolase, translating into MALRLSILYVGSRCPQELASADPNLFLACVNTPDAIKFRRQRPDIVLMDPFVHDADVDPKKVRSWFDAFRVHNFKFSPAVFVIVPEDINKSVRLSLMASGADQVVDWPLDMREIEIKAKGAIDKLHLEQTLFSKTGSLEKSFGYLDRFKNELKEAKDELLEDKSNLNTALKQIHQMAEERRRLKQSLLEIKTRMAADMDGFGHILYALIRQRVELNRGHGERVGKIACFIAMKMGLSQKQLEDLSKAAMLHEIGLLFLSKEYICEKVSGEGDTDQYPESSPTVYDQAMMVQFPVKGAELLDNCRGFKRAAAIIRCLNENVDGTGYPDGLKRHHIPLASRILAAADELETLREKNVSFGIQDLLSGLEPKIGSRLDPKVAGWLEKYAVLHLGGDSLKVRGVGVEQLKPGMILSATLFTQTGTKLLPAGQTLTRQAIDKIIQYHRAYPVDETVYIKV; encoded by the coding sequence ATGGCTTTGCGTCTTTCCATCTTATATGTGGGTTCCCGGTGCCCCCAGGAGCTTGCGTCTGCAGATCCGAATCTTTTCCTTGCATGTGTAAATACACCTGATGCGATAAAATTCCGGAGACAACGACCGGATATCGTGCTGATGGATCCTTTTGTCCATGACGCTGATGTTGACCCGAAAAAGGTCCGGTCATGGTTTGATGCGTTTCGTGTTCATAATTTCAAATTTTCTCCGGCGGTTTTTGTTATTGTTCCTGAAGATATCAATAAAAGTGTCCGATTAAGTCTTATGGCATCGGGTGCTGACCAGGTGGTGGACTGGCCTCTGGATATGAGGGAAATTGAAATCAAGGCCAAAGGCGCAATAGATAAGCTTCATCTTGAACAGACACTTTTTTCCAAGACCGGTTCCCTTGAAAAATCCTTTGGGTATCTGGATCGGTTTAAAAACGAATTAAAAGAAGCCAAAGATGAGCTGCTTGAGGATAAGAGTAACCTGAATACAGCGTTGAAACAAATTCATCAGATGGCCGAAGAACGCAGGCGTTTAAAGCAAAGCCTTTTGGAGATCAAGACACGGATGGCTGCGGATATGGATGGGTTTGGTCACATTCTTTATGCGTTAATTCGTCAGCGGGTGGAGCTTAATCGCGGCCATGGCGAGCGTGTGGGGAAAATTGCTTGTTTTATCGCAATGAAAATGGGCTTATCCCAAAAACAGTTGGAGGATCTGTCAAAAGCTGCTATGCTTCACGAAATCGGACTTCTTTTCCTTTCAAAGGAGTATATTTGCGAAAAAGTGTCCGGTGAGGGAGACACAGATCAATATCCAGAGAGCAGTCCCACAGTATATGATCAAGCGATGATGGTGCAGTTTCCGGTTAAAGGTGCTGAACTGCTCGACAATTGCCGGGGGTTTAAGCGGGCAGCGGCTATTATCCGTTGTTTGAACGAAAATGTGGACGGCACGGGATATCCTGATGGTTTAAAACGCCACCATATTCCTTTGGCGTCAAGAATTCTTGCTGCTGCCGATGAACTGGAGACCCTTCGGGAGAAGAACGTGTCCTTTGGTATTCAGGATTTGCTTTCGGGACTTGAACCTAAAATAGGCAGCCGACTTGATCCGAAGGTCGCCGGATGGCTTGAAAAGTATGCGGTGCTGCATTTGGGCGGGGATTCGCTCAAGGTACGCGGTGTCGGCGTGGAACAGCTGAAGCCGGGAATGATTCTCAGTGCAACGCTGTTCACCCAGACCGGCACCAAACTGCTGCCTGCCGGGCAGACCCTGACCCGACAGGCCATTGATAAAATTATACAATATCACAGGGCATATCCTGTAGACGAAACTGTTTATATAAAGGTCTGA
- a CDS encoding MotA/TolQ/ExbB proton channel family protein, giving the protein MDISSIIGVVSGIGFILGTILLGGPIVMFINIPSILIVVGGTIAATMIGFPLGDVIGIVKTAIKVFMFKIEKAEDIIANLTEISNKARKGGLLSIEGDIQSASDPYLAQALQMTVDGVKTEDIGQIMEKKMELTKKNLDTGSAIFAAMAAYAPAFGMIGTLIGLVQMLANLDDPSTIGPKMAVAMITTFYGAIMANLFFIPMSDKLKGRTEEEITNMNIVYEGILSIREGEHPKLMEDKLKVYLGDGAKDEKK; this is encoded by the coding sequence ATGGATATTTCTTCAATAATCGGTGTTGTTTCCGGGATTGGGTTCATTCTGGGTACCATTCTTTTGGGCGGTCCCATCGTTATGTTCATCAATATCCCCTCCATTCTCATTGTTGTGGGCGGTACCATTGCCGCAACCATGATTGGTTTCCCGCTGGGTGATGTGATCGGCATAGTTAAAACCGCAATTAAGGTGTTCATGTTTAAAATTGAAAAAGCCGAGGATATCATTGCCAATCTTACGGAAATATCCAATAAGGCCAGAAAAGGGGGGTTGCTGTCCATTGAAGGTGATATCCAGAGCGCTTCGGATCCCTACCTGGCCCAAGCCCTGCAGATGACCGTGGACGGCGTTAAGACCGAAGATATCGGACAGATCATGGAAAAGAAGATGGAATTGACCAAAAAAAATCTGGATACCGGTTCGGCTATTTTTGCCGCTATGGCGGCCTATGCACCGGCATTCGGCATGATCGGTACACTGATCGGCCTTGTGCAGATGCTGGCCAATCTGGATGACCCTTCAACCATTGGTCCGAAAATGGCTGTTGCCATGATCACCACATTTTACGGGGCCATCATGGCTAACCTTTTTTTCATTCCTATGAGTGATAAGCTAAAAGGGCGTACCGAAGAAGAAATTACCAACATGAATATTGTTTACGAGGGCATTTTATCCATCCGGGAAGGCGAACATCCCAAACTTATGGAAGACAAACTCAAAGTCTATTTGGGGGATGGTGCCAAGGACGAGAAAAAGTAA
- a CDS encoding OmpA family protein: MAENDEDSGNGKQKVVKEEIINVTEGAPAWMATFADLVTLLMCFFVLLFAMSTTQQETYKELVKSLRSALGSQAVPEAGTREGLIMRPVPSEKTEDSQSVDELGGMIEREMDDIVSEIRELVLFNKLGGEVSVTKTEAGVVITMSDLLLFSAGGTQLSSKGLEILEKVATVLSRLAYHVKIRGHTDSEPITSSTYPSNWELSSARASTVARLLVANGVSPFYISAEGYAQYHPVATNDTAQGRARNRRVEIVYERDSIARQFKDMYKK, translated from the coding sequence ATGGCTGAAAACGACGAAGATTCAGGTAACGGAAAACAAAAGGTCGTCAAGGAAGAAATTATCAATGTCACCGAAGGTGCGCCTGCATGGATGGCAACCTTTGCGGATCTGGTAACGCTTCTGATGTGCTTTTTTGTTCTTTTATTCGCCATGAGTACCACTCAGCAGGAAACCTACAAAGAACTGGTCAAATCCCTGAGAAGTGCCCTGGGTTCCCAGGCTGTGCCTGAGGCCGGTACCCGGGAGGGATTGATCATGCGTCCGGTGCCTTCGGAAAAAACAGAGGACAGCCAGTCCGTTGATGAACTTGGCGGCATGATTGAAAGGGAGATGGATGACATTGTTTCTGAAATCAGGGAACTGGTCCTTTTCAATAAACTGGGCGGGGAGGTCAGTGTTACTAAAACCGAGGCCGGTGTGGTCATCACTATGTCCGATTTGCTGCTTTTTTCAGCAGGCGGCACCCAGTTATCGTCCAAAGGCTTGGAAATCCTTGAAAAAGTGGCAACGGTCCTGTCACGGCTTGCCTACCATGTAAAGATCCGAGGGCATACCGATTCCGAGCCCATTACGTCATCCACTTATCCATCGAACTGGGAACTGTCTTCGGCCAGGGCGTCAACTGTTGCGCGTCTGCTAGTGGCCAACGGGGTGTCGCCTTTTTATATTTCTGCCGAAGGCTATGCCCAGTATCATCCCGTGGCCACCAATGATACGGCCCAGGGTCGGGCCCGGAACCGGCGGGTGGAGATTGTTTATGAGCGTGACAGTATAGCCCGCCAGTTCAAAGATATGTATAAGAAATAA
- a CDS encoding P1 family peptidase, which translates to MPLLIFAVLLQLMLFQNPKAESEELSNTTITAIPGIRVGHYTDPESLKGCTVIRFSEKGATAAVDVRGSAPGTRETDLLDPINLVDKIHAIVLSGGSAYGLDAASGVMHCLEKENVGFPVGRGIVVPIVPAAVLFDLHIGNPKVRPSSTWGFQACKKADASPVKMGNVGAGTGATVGKLLGMDRAMKSGLGSAVQHFSNGVLVGAIVAVNALGDIVNPDNGRIIAGIRGDEKGSFQSSVKVLFEQGVGNLFAGANTTIGMVATNIPLCKTQLKKVAQMAHDGVARATSPAHTMYDGDTIFAVSVPVQQEKKMTASAGTVNLVGTAAAEVMAKAIINAVKHVTTVGGCPAASDWKK; encoded by the coding sequence ATGCCATTACTTATTTTTGCTGTTTTGCTTCAGTTAATGCTGTTTCAAAATCCAAAAGCAGAAAGTGAAGAACTGAGTAACACAACCATTACCGCAATTCCGGGCATCCGGGTAGGGCACTACACGGATCCTGAAAGTTTAAAAGGGTGTACAGTCATCCGATTCTCTGAAAAAGGCGCTACAGCGGCTGTAGATGTACGGGGATCAGCTCCGGGAACCCGTGAAACGGATTTGTTGGACCCTATTAACCTGGTGGATAAAATTCATGCTATCGTGCTTTCCGGGGGCAGCGCCTATGGCCTGGATGCCGCATCCGGTGTAATGCACTGCCTGGAAAAGGAAAATGTTGGTTTTCCGGTCGGAAGAGGGATTGTGGTACCCATAGTGCCTGCGGCAGTACTGTTTGACCTTCATATTGGAAATCCAAAGGTCAGGCCATCTTCAACGTGGGGATTTCAGGCATGTAAAAAAGCGGATGCTTCACCTGTTAAGATGGGAAATGTCGGTGCGGGAACCGGCGCTACAGTGGGTAAACTTTTGGGTATGGACAGAGCCATGAAATCCGGACTGGGCTCCGCCGTGCAGCATTTTTCCAATGGGGTATTGGTGGGGGCGATAGTCGCGGTGAATGCACTTGGGGATATCGTTAATCCCGATAATGGAAGGATTATCGCCGGTATCCGGGGGGATGAGAAAGGTTCATTTCAGTCGTCGGTCAAGGTTCTCTTCGAACAGGGAGTTGGAAATCTTTTTGCCGGTGCAAATACAACTATTGGAATGGTGGCCACAAATATCCCGCTTTGCAAAACCCAGTTAAAAAAAGTTGCCCAAATGGCTCATGATGGAGTGGCCAGAGCAACCAGTCCGGCGCATACCATGTATGACGGGGATACCATTTTTGCCGTTTCGGTTCCGGTACAACAAGAAAAAAAGATGACAGCATCTGCTGGTACGGTTAACCTGGTGGGCACGGCTGCGGCAGAAGTTATGGCAAAGGCTATTATAAATGCTGTGAAACATGTGACCACCGTCGGAGGCTGTCCTGCGGCATCGGACTGGAAAAAATAG
- a CDS encoding Hsp20/alpha crystallin family protein: MDRAQEIVKQDEKNVEKTHELYEATPAVDIYENDNEILLHADMPGVLKENISVDIDNGKLSISGVRKLETKGVATYEEFSDVEYVRSFSIPQTIDVEKVEAELKNGVLKLHLPKSEAAKPRQIEIKTA, translated from the coding sequence ATGGATAGAGCACAAGAAATCGTAAAACAAGACGAAAAAAACGTCGAGAAAACTCATGAATTGTATGAAGCAACTCCAGCCGTAGATATTTATGAAAATGACAATGAAATTCTTCTCCACGCTGACATGCCGGGGGTGTTAAAAGAAAATATCTCAGTTGATATTGATAACGGAAAACTATCAATATCCGGTGTCAGAAAACTTGAAACAAAAGGGGTAGCAACATATGAAGAATTTTCAGATGTAGAATATGTCAGAAGTTTTTCCATACCCCAGACCATTGATGTAGAAAAAGTTGAGGCGGAATTGAAAAACGGTGTATTAAAATTGCATCTGCCTAAATCTGAAGCGGCAAAACCCAGGCAGATAGAGATAAAAACGGCATAA
- a CDS encoding Hsp20/alpha crystallin family protein, with translation MFTRISDIDRLFGTMNLLQRKLDNLYGNYGRRSGYRWELASAAPRTNLYEHGDNFEIRAEVPGLEKDNLNVKIQGNYLEISGERGSDVPEGYKTHKTERGVGSFSRSFTLPADVDSTKVEATLKDGVLYLTLPKHEAAKPKKISIN, from the coding sequence ATGTTTACAAGGATTAGTGATATAGACAGATTGTTCGGGACCATGAATCTCCTTCAAAGGAAGCTGGACAATCTTTATGGTAATTATGGAAGACGATCCGGCTACAGATGGGAATTAGCATCTGCTGCTCCCAGGACAAATCTCTATGAACACGGCGACAATTTTGAAATCAGAGCCGAAGTTCCAGGACTTGAAAAGGATAACTTGAATGTAAAGATCCAGGGGAATTATCTTGAAATCAGCGGAGAAAGAGGATCAGATGTTCCCGAAGGGTATAAAACCCATAAAACTGAAAGAGGGGTTGGTTCTTTTTCAAGAAGTTTTACACTGCCTGCAGATGTTGATTCAACCAAAGTTGAAGCCACGCTTAAAGACGGTGTTCTTTATCTTACACTTCCCAAGCATGAGGCAGCAAAACCCAAAAAAATAAGCATCAATTAA
- a CDS encoding Hsp20/alpha crystallin family protein, translated as MDIKKIAPWNWFKKENGDNGHTIPVKNNKKNTENGYSEHSLSVLHDEVDRLFDYFFNGLGLSPSFPRSGMLEEITGGVLKPRLDLSATDEEYTVSVEIPGVSEKDVNLELVHDTLIIRGEKNQKTEEKKKNFYRLERSYGSFQRTLSLPEDANRDNIKADFKNGVLNITIPRMALDPGIKSKQIEIKYT; from the coding sequence ATGGATATTAAAAAAATAGCACCGTGGAATTGGTTTAAAAAAGAAAACGGCGATAATGGACATACTATTCCTGTAAAAAACAATAAGAAAAACACAGAGAACGGGTATTCAGAACACTCATTAAGTGTTTTGCACGATGAGGTGGACCGACTTTTTGATTATTTTTTCAACGGGTTGGGCTTGTCACCATCATTTCCCAGGTCAGGAATGCTTGAAGAAATAACCGGCGGTGTACTGAAACCCAGGCTTGATCTAAGTGCAACCGATGAAGAATACACGGTGTCGGTAGAGATACCCGGCGTCAGTGAAAAAGATGTAAACCTTGAGCTTGTTCATGACACCCTGATTATTCGGGGAGAAAAAAACCAAAAAACAGAAGAAAAAAAGAAAAACTTTTACCGGCTCGAAAGATCCTACGGGTCATTTCAGCGTACTTTATCGTTGCCGGAAGATGCCAACAGGGACAACATAAAAGCTGATTTTAAAAATGGTGTATTGAACATCACGATCCCCAGAATGGCGCTTGATCCTGGAATCAAATCGAAACAGATAGAAATTAAATATACCTAA
- a CDS encoding Hsp20/alpha crystallin family protein codes for MFTRLGDIDRMFGAMDLLRNKMDRLFSDYDRSDLSSPAFTLRSNSPRTNLLESGDSFEVQAEVPGISKDDLNIKIQGNYLEISGKRAVDTPEGYKIHRNERGSSTFSRSFTLPDDVDAEKVEASLKDGILYLKLPKSETAKPKQITID; via the coding sequence ATGTTTACAAGATTAGGTGACATCGACAGAATGTTCGGGGCCATGGATCTGCTCCGAAACAAAATGGACAGACTTTTCAGTGATTATGACAGGTCAGACCTTTCAAGTCCTGCTTTCACGCTGAGATCTAATTCACCAAGAACCAATTTGCTGGAGAGTGGCGATTCCTTTGAAGTCCAGGCCGAAGTCCCCGGTATCTCAAAAGATGACCTGAATATCAAAATCCAGGGCAATTATCTTGAAATTAGCGGCAAACGCGCTGTGGATACCCCGGAGGGTTACAAAATTCACAGGAATGAAAGAGGCAGCAGCACCTTTTCACGCAGTTTTACTTTGCCTGATGACGTCGATGCTGAAAAGGTTGAGGCCTCGCTTAAGGACGGCATCCTTTACCTGAAATTACCAAAGTCAGAAACTGCAAAACCCAAACAAATCACAATTGATTAA
- a CDS encoding DnaJ domain-containing protein has protein sequence MPKDYYLVLGITSDATLDEIKDAYRRLAKEFHPDRYGENHSPFLAVQEAYSILSDPIKRQTHDLEILSQKKKSRPKSGEPTISGPRKRVEPLIPEYEQAMDFRPANFSRSFYTYRPSFDELFDTMPCNFRQRSQSKSERIENLNVVITLTPEQAFRGGQIKLALPVQLKCPSCSGQGWVGAYECPRCRGEGILSEECPVMVSYPSGVSDNHVVRMSLDRYGIINLNLTVHFRISEIF, from the coding sequence ATGCCGAAAGACTATTACCTTGTTTTAGGAATTACTTCAGATGCAACACTTGATGAGATTAAAGACGCATACAGACGGTTAGCTAAAGAGTTTCATCCAGACCGTTATGGAGAGAACCATTCTCCGTTTCTTGCAGTCCAGGAGGCATATTCCATACTGTCAGATCCAATCAAACGACAGACACATGACCTTGAGATCCTAAGTCAGAAAAAAAAATCAAGGCCCAAGTCTGGAGAACCTACAATATCCGGCCCGAGAAAAAGAGTTGAACCTCTTATCCCCGAATATGAACAAGCCATGGATTTTAGACCCGCGAATTTTTCACGATCTTTTTATACTTATAGACCATCATTTGATGAATTGTTTGACACAATGCCATGCAATTTCAGGCAAAGATCCCAATCTAAGAGCGAACGTATTGAGAATCTAAATGTGGTGATCACATTAACACCTGAGCAGGCATTCCGGGGTGGACAAATTAAGCTGGCACTGCCGGTACAACTAAAATGTCCATCCTGTTCCGGCCAAGGATGGGTTGGCGCATACGAATGCCCGAGATGTCGTGGTGAAGGTATTCTGTCAGAAGAGTGTCCGGTTATGGTCAGCTATCCGTCAGGTGTATCAGACAATCATGTGGTTCGAATGTCGCTGGACAGGTATGGGATTATAAATCTCAATTTGACGGTGCATTTTCGGATCAGTGAAATATTTTAA
- a CDS encoding YkgJ family cysteine cluster protein → MLTPENIFDCKLCGQCCKGFGGTYVDKKDIKKICDYIKADPDTFVEKYCDMSGSRPVLTLGQNGSCIFFDSQKQCTIHPVKPYMCRAWPFIKALINHPENWDTMANSCPGMKKGVPPEDISRIAVMEKEKLDQAFNR, encoded by the coding sequence ATGCTGACACCAGAAAATATTTTTGACTGTAAATTGTGCGGCCAGTGCTGTAAAGGATTTGGCGGCACCTATGTGGATAAAAAGGATATCAAAAAAATCTGCGATTATATCAAGGCAGATCCTGACACCTTTGTGGAAAAATATTGTGACATGTCCGGATCAAGGCCGGTGCTGACACTGGGACAAAATGGGAGCTGTATCTTCTTTGATTCCCAAAAACAGTGCACCATCCATCCGGTCAAACCATATATGTGTCGGGCCTGGCCCTTCATCAAAGCCCTGATCAACCATCCGGAAAACTGGGACACCATGGCAAACTCCTGCCCAGGTATGAAAAAAGGCGTCCCACCCGAGGATATTTCACGCATAGCAGTCATGGAAAAAGAAAAACTTGATCAGGCTTTCAACCGTTAG
- the recR gene encoding recombination mediator RecR, whose translation MNYYPEAIVKLIHSLSTLPGIGKKTAERLALHILHAPDHEAAALAADIIELKKSVRLCASCFALTDRETCQICSDPGRDSGVICVVENPTDMAAIEKSGAFSGVYHILGGALSPIDGIGPGDIRLAELFKRARSRQIREIILATRTNVEGEATAAYIRSKLDLTKIKITRIASGIPMGGDLQYVDPLTMQKAMEKRYGI comes from the coding sequence GTGAACTATTATCCCGAAGCCATTGTTAAACTGATTCATTCACTTTCCACCTTACCGGGGATAGGAAAGAAAACAGCAGAGCGTTTGGCCCTTCATATTCTTCATGCCCCGGACCATGAGGCTGCGGCCTTAGCTGCAGATATCATTGAACTGAAAAAAAGCGTCAGATTGTGCGCATCCTGCTTTGCACTCACGGACCGGGAAACCTGCCAAATCTGTTCAGACCCCGGCCGGGACAGTGGCGTGATCTGCGTGGTGGAAAACCCCACGGATATGGCTGCCATTGAGAAGTCCGGCGCCTTTTCAGGCGTATACCACATCCTTGGTGGCGCCCTATCCCCCATTGACGGCATCGGCCCCGGAGACATCCGTCTGGCCGAACTGTTCAAGCGGGCCCGGAGCCGCCAAATCAGAGAAATCATCCTTGCCACCCGTACCAATGTGGAAGGTGAAGCCACGGCGGCCTATATCCGGAGCAAGCTGGATTTGACAAAAATTAAAATTACCCGAATTGCATCGGGCATACCCATGGGCGGGGATCTTCAGTATGTGGATCCCTTGACTATGCAAAAAGCCATGGAAAAACGTTACGGGATCTAA
- a CDS encoding YbaB/EbfC family nucleoid-associated protein: MKNMNSMMKQAQKLQKKMLEAQKDLATKTVEATSGGGMVKVVANGAQKIESIVLEKEVVDPEDVEMLQDLVLAAVNDALKKSQDMVSTEMGKLTGGMNIPGL; the protein is encoded by the coding sequence ATGAAAAATATGAACAGCATGATGAAGCAGGCTCAGAAACTACAGAAAAAAATGCTGGAGGCCCAGAAGGATCTGGCAACCAAAACCGTTGAAGCCACTTCGGGCGGTGGTATGGTAAAAGTGGTTGCCAATGGTGCCCAGAAAATTGAATCCATCGTTCTTGAAAAAGAAGTAGTTGACCCGGAAGACGTTGAAATGCTGCAGGATCTTGTGCTTGCCGCTGTGAATGACGCTTTGAAAAAATCCCAGGATATGGTCTCCACTGAAATGGGGAAACTAACCGGAGGCATGAATATTCCAGGCCTTTAA